The following proteins are co-located in the Escherichia fergusonii ATCC 35469 genome:
- a CDS encoding YcgL domain-containing protein codes for MLCVIYRSSKRDQTYLYVEKKDDFSRVPEELMQGFGKPQLAMILPLDGRKKLVNADIEKVKKALTEQGYYLQLPPPPEDLLKQHLSLTGHIRTESEQ; via the coding sequence ATGCTTTGTGTGATCTATAGAAGTAGTAAACGTGATCAGACCTATTTATATGTCGAAAAAAAAGACGATTTTTCACGTGTTCCCGAAGAGCTGATGCAGGGATTCGGTAAACCACAACTGGCGATGATTCTGCCGTTGGACGGGCGTAAAAAATTAGTCAATGCTGATATTGAAAAAGTGAAAAAGGCGTTAACCGAGCAGGGATATTATTTGCAGTTACCGCCACCACCAGAAGATTTACTGAAACAGCATCTTTCTTTGACTGGGCATATCCGTACAGAGAGTGAGCAATAA
- a CDS encoding inverse autotransporter beta domain-containing protein yields the protein MTMVNKKFKRKATDAITWSVIATQILSPVSLSLIPANSFASSGNADIAQTYANDEHANKLASFAASAGQSLTNNNASSFAVNTLSAQATKEVVDWLQQYGNARIKLNVDDSFSLKDAEFDFLYPWMDTKDYVLFSQTSLHRTDDRNQANIGIGVRHFTPDNAMLGANIFYDYDLTRSHSRAGFGVEYWRDYLRFGANTYFGLSDWKNSRDLADYLERPANGWDVSAEGWLPAYPQLGASVQFEKYYGKNVGLFGSDNLQENPYAVTGEISYTPVPLVKFSAQHRQGQSNTHDTRFGVEINYRPGVPLSKQLDSDNVAAMREVQNRRYDFVERNNNIVLEYKKKSTLRISLPDAIEGESGATIPVTLNVSHASNGIQSVQWSDSAFAAAGGKITGSGTSWQFTLPAYQNGGVNTWTVGATARDSKGNASNHAVITISVTSSNVSAGDSSFTLDGNNNAQISADGQSTYPVTLNLKDSNGKPLTGLENDIEMSLEFTPDNNTQRSRSVSGPQLGKVQEISAGVYRSMLTAGSQSGTARVTAKVLGKTFTLNIKQTVAEEGETETDAVLTAAPAEQVVGYNINLQLVAKDAKGNAITGDKTLRFYALDQAEGVDFGAVTEKEGVYSATVTAKRAGKIRIGVKSDSHDFSGIEKEISFTEDRMQFAFSRFEASKNNALADGKQQNTVTVSLADRFGNVVPGYAVTLSLPSGITQVGGEHAVSTDENGNAVFTLVSSTPGSYVIKAHAGPQDSSELTVTFASNMTGASLSLTPENSSATANIPANGKDAAVLNVQLTNNTNASVNGQKVELITSAEGLSVPANIITDAAGRVSVPLTTVKAGEYTVTARVTDGSNSVESGSVKLTFVPDAASAELTIGASKQQIVADGHENATVDIQMLDANNNAFAGDVNLTITPSTGASLTSSKLQLDARGQATTQFTASKAGKYTIQAEYMLNGKRITASQNIDAVTDVKDAVLEITSDVSSAVVSDTSNLKFTLQLKSKSGEALSGRVVKISTTGPSKNGELVVDQSTVTTDESGKATVSVHGRTAGSYKLTATLDELGATTSAEKSFSLYADENNGVLSLSMEPGYVTDDGEPFGFIARLTDKFGNPMTGEAEFTAGNEKYLDSADKITMTPAKVTLSWTGHAYSEIRTYLPGRTWVKVKVTRGDKTYEQTEETWVSELPKNPQQ from the coding sequence ATGACTATGGTGAATAAGAAATTCAAACGAAAAGCTACCGACGCAATCACATGGTCGGTTATTGCGACGCAAATATTATCTCCAGTTTCTCTTTCTCTGATTCCGGCAAACAGTTTTGCATCGTCTGGTAATGCAGATATTGCACAAACTTATGCTAATGATGAGCACGCAAATAAACTGGCTTCATTTGCAGCAAGTGCTGGTCAGAGCCTGACGAATAATAATGCGAGTAGTTTTGCGGTTAATACTTTATCGGCTCAGGCGACAAAAGAGGTTGTTGACTGGCTACAGCAATATGGCAATGCGCGTATCAAACTTAATGTTGATGACTCCTTCTCTTTGAAAGACGCTGAGTTTGATTTTTTATATCCCTGGATGGATACCAAAGATTATGTTCTGTTCAGTCAGACGTCACTGCATCGTACAGATGATCGCAATCAGGCCAATATTGGTATCGGTGTTCGTCATTTTACCCCGGACAATGCCATGTTGGGGGCGAACATCTTTTACGATTATGACTTAACGCGTAGTCACTCCCGTGCCGGTTTTGGGGTGGAATACTGGCGGGATTATCTGCGTTTTGGTGCGAACACCTATTTCGGACTCTCTGACTGGAAAAACAGCCGCGATTTGGCGGACTATCTTGAGCGTCCGGCGAATGGCTGGGATGTTTCTGCTGAGGGTTGGTTGCCTGCATACCCGCAGTTAGGGGCCTCAGTTCAGTTCGAAAAATATTATGGTAAGAATGTTGGCTTGTTTGGCAGTGACAATCTGCAGGAGAACCCTTACGCGGTAACGGGGGAGATTTCTTATACCCCTGTTCCGTTGGTGAAATTCTCTGCCCAGCACAGGCAGGGGCAGAGTAATACCCATGACACGCGTTTTGGTGTTGAAATCAACTACCGCCCGGGTGTTCCGTTATCGAAACAGCTGGACAGCGACAATGTTGCTGCAATGCGAGAGGTACAGAATCGTCGCTACGATTTTGTTGAACGTAATAACAACATTGTTCTGGAGTATAAAAAGAAGAGTACTTTGCGTATTAGTCTGCCTGATGCCATTGAAGGCGAAAGTGGGGCAACTATTCCTGTCACGTTAAATGTCTCTCATGCCAGCAATGGTATCCAGTCCGTTCAGTGGTCTGACAGCGCATTTGCGGCAGCTGGTGGCAAGATTACCGGAAGTGGTACGTCGTGGCAGTTTACTTTACCGGCTTATCAGAATGGCGGTGTTAACACCTGGACTGTTGGGGCGACAGCGCGTGATAGCAAAGGTAATGCTTCTAACCATGCAGTAATAACGATTAGTGTCACCAGTAGCAATGTCTCTGCTGGCGATTCTTCCTTTACTCTGGATGGAAATAATAATGCTCAGATCTCGGCTGATGGGCAATCTACTTACCCGGTTACGCTTAATCTGAAAGACAGTAACGGTAAGCCATTAACGGGGCTTGAAAATGACATTGAGATGTCACTTGAGTTTACGCCTGATAATAATACTCAGCGCAGCAGAAGTGTCAGCGGACCGCAATTAGGCAAAGTTCAGGAGATCTCTGCGGGTGTATATCGCTCAATGCTTACCGCAGGCTCACAATCCGGGACGGCGCGTGTAACGGCAAAAGTACTGGGAAAAACCTTCACACTGAATATTAAGCAGACAGTTGCTGAAGAAGGCGAAACTGAAACTGACGCTGTATTAACCGCAGCACCTGCTGAGCAGGTGGTTGGTTACAACATCAATCTACAACTGGTTGCGAAAGATGCCAAGGGAAATGCCATTACAGGCGATAAAACATTGCGTTTTTATGCCCTTGACCAGGCAGAAGGTGTTGATTTTGGGGCGGTCACAGAAAAAGAGGGTGTTTATAGCGCTACTGTAACAGCAAAACGAGCGGGCAAGATTCGGATAGGTGTTAAATCTGATAGCCACGATTTCTCCGGTATTGAGAAAGAAATCTCCTTTACGGAAGATCGAATGCAGTTTGCATTCTCTCGTTTTGAGGCAAGCAAAAATAATGCATTGGCAGATGGTAAGCAGCAGAATACGGTAACGGTAAGCCTTGCAGACCGTTTCGGCAATGTGGTTCCTGGCTATGCTGTGACGTTGTCACTTCCTTCAGGGATAACACAAGTTGGTGGTGAACATGCAGTTTCAACTGACGAAAACGGTAACGCTGTTTTCACGTTAGTGAGCTCTACACCGGGATCTTATGTCATTAAGGCCCATGCTGGTCCTCAGGATTCTTCTGAGCTAACGGTGACGTTTGCATCGAATATGACCGGGGCATCATTGTCACTGACCCCTGAAAACAGTAGTGCAACAGCCAATATTCCTGCCAACGGTAAGGATGCAGCGGTACTGAATGTGCAGCTGACAAATAACACTAATGCGTCGGTGAATGGGCAGAAGGTTGAACTCATCACATCCGCTGAGGGCTTGTCTGTTCCGGCAAATATCATCACGGACGCGGCAGGTCGTGTTTCTGTACCCCTTACTACCGTGAAAGCGGGAGAGTACACAGTGACTGCACGGGTGACTGACGGTTCCAATAGTGTGGAATCTGGCAGTGTTAAGTTAACTTTTGTGCCAGATGCCGCCTCTGCAGAACTGACGATTGGCGCATCGAAACAGCAGATTGTGGCTGACGGTCATGAAAACGCGACTGTGGATATTCAGATGCTTGATGCCAATAACAATGCGTTTGCTGGCGATGTGAACTTAACCATTACTCCGTCAACGGGAGCATCATTGACCAGCAGCAAACTGCAACTGGATGCTCGTGGACAGGCAACCACGCAGTTCACTGCGTCAAAAGCTGGCAAGTACACGATTCAGGCCGAGTATATGCTCAATGGGAAGCGTATCACCGCAAGCCAAAATATTGATGCAGTGACGGATGTGAAGGATGCCGTGCTGGAGATCACATCTGATGTGAGCTCGGCTGTAGTGAGCGATACCAGCAACCTGAAATTTACGCTGCAACTGAAAAGCAAATCTGGTGAAGCGTTAAGTGGTCGTGTTGTGAAAATCAGTACCACAGGGCCATCGAAAAATGGAGAACTGGTAGTTGATCAATCAACTGTAACGACTGATGAAAGTGGCAAGGCGACGGTAAGTGTACATGGCAGAACAGCCGGATCGTACAAATTAACTGCGACTCTGGATGAGCTTGGCGCTACTACCAGTGCGGAGAAATCTTTCTCTCTGTATGCAGATGAAAACAATGGTGTTCTGAGTCTCTCTATGGAACCGGGTTATGTGACGGACGACGGTGAACCATTTGGGTTTATTGCCAGACTTACCGATAAGTTTGGTAACCCAATGACGGGGGAAGCAGAATTCACTGCGGGTAATGAAAAATACCTGGATTCAGCCGATAAGATCACAATGACACCCGCAAAAGTAACCTTAAGTTGGACGGGGCATGCTTATTCTGAAATCCGCACCTATTTGCCTGGCCGAACCTGGGTCAAAGTGAAGGTGACGCGCGGAGATAAAACCTATGAGCAAACCGAAGAAACCTGGGTTTCGGAGTTACCGAAAAATCCACAGCAATAA
- a CDS encoding YcgN family cysteine cluster protein: MSDIPFWQTKTLEDMTDAEWESLCDGCGQCCLHKLMDEDTDEIYFTNVACRQLNIKTCQCRNYERRFEYEPDCIKLTRENLPTFEWLPVTCAYRLLAEGKPLPKWHPLIVGSKAAMHAERISVRHIAVKESEVVDWQDHILNKPDWAQ; the protein is encoded by the coding sequence ATGAGCGACATACCTTTTTGGCAAACTAAGACCCTGGAAGACATGACTGATGCCGAATGGGAGTCGTTGTGCGATGGCTGTGGTCAATGTTGCCTGCACAAACTGATGGATGAAGATACCGACGAGATCTATTTCACCAACGTCGCCTGCCGCCAGTTGAACATCAAAACCTGTCAGTGCCGCAACTACGAACGTCGCTTCGAATATGAACCAGACTGTATTAAATTAACGCGGGAAAACCTGCCAACATTTGAATGGCTACCTGTGACGTGTGCTTACCGACTGCTTGCAGAAGGTAAACCGTTGCCGAAATGGCATCCGCTGATTGTCGGTTCGAAAGCAGCAATGCACGCAGAGCGTATTTCTGTTCGTCATATCGCAGTAAAAGAAAGCGAAGTTGTCGACTGGCAGGACCACATCTTAAATAAACCTGACTGGGCGCAGTGA
- a CDS encoding fumarylacetoacetate hydrolase family protein, which yields MYQHHNWQGALLDYPVSKVVCVGSNYAKHIKEMGSETPEEPVLFIKPETALCDLRQPLAIPSDLGAVHHEVELAVLIGATLRQATEEHVRKAIAGYGVALDLTLRDIQGKMKKAGQPWEKAKAFDNSCPISGFIPVGEFDGDPQNTSLGLKVNGHVRQQGTTADMIHQIVPLIAYMSKFFTLRAGDVVLTGTPEGVGPLVSGDELEINVNGHYLITRVL from the coding sequence ATGTACCAACATCATAACTGGCAAGGTGCGCTGCTCGATTACCCGGTAAGTAAGGTTGTTTGTGTCGGCAGTAATTATGCCAAACACATCAAGGAGATGGGCAGCGAGACGCCAGAGGAACCGGTGTTGTTTATCAAACCGGAAACGGCATTGTGCGATCTCCGTCAGCCGCTGGCTATCCCGAGCGATCTTGGTGCTGTCCATCATGAAGTTGAACTGGCTGTACTGATTGGTGCGACCCTGCGTCAGGCCACAGAAGAGCATGTACGCAAAGCCATTGCGGGTTATGGCGTTGCGTTAGATCTGACGCTGCGTGATATTCAGGGAAAAATGAAAAAAGCAGGGCAACCGTGGGAAAAAGCGAAAGCCTTTGATAATTCTTGCCCAATTTCGGGGTTTATCCCTGTTGGGGAATTTGACGGTGATCCCCAGAATACATCATTAGGTTTGAAGGTGAACGGTCATGTGCGGCAGCAGGGAACTACTGCTGATATGATTCATCAAATTGTTCCGCTTATCGCTTATATGAGTAAGTTCTTCACCCTGAGAGCGGGGGATGTCGTACTGACTGGAACGCCAGAAGGCGTAGGTCCCCTGGTGAGTGGCGATGAGCTGGAAATCAACGTCAATGGTCATTATTTGATCACTCGCGTATTGTAA